The genomic window TGTCCAATAATAGTGATGTTGTTCAAATGATCTAATGTCACACTTGAAGGTAATGCAGCATGATTAGATAATGTGACAACAGTGTCATTGGATAAATTAGTTAGAGCATCAATCAGTGATCGAAAAGAGAGGTTTCTAATAGTAAAATTGATAGTACAATTTGGTCAACTATGAAGATTAATGGCTCACCTGTTGTTACAAAAACTGTATGCTTCATTGCCAGGTATCACCTCTCCAACAGCTTCAACATCAGGAAGGCAGGGTATGAGAAGAAGAGCAACAAACATAATCATATTGAAGAGGAACATGTTTGCATCAACCTGCACCTCTTTGACTGTAAGCTAAGTTAAGCATTGGTATTTATAGTGCAAGGAATGATATGATGTAACCAATAATGATGTCATGGTGATGTAAGATGTAGACAGAGTAACTAAGGTGTGTGATATGTCTTGACATAATAAGATTTTAAAACTCTATTgtaagcaaaaaaaaagaaactttaCTATTGAGCAAGACCTGAGGAAACTCacataaagaaaaaaacaactcAGTATAAAGAAAGGTCACTTATTTGGTAAAATAAAAAAGTCAAGGGGAGACTTATCAGTGAAAGACTTCTCTGAACTACAATACCAATGTAATATGTTTCTACAGATGCTATATAGTTCGTACTATTCAATGATGGTCTGAGCAGATTATTTAAATATATGACAGGGATGTAAACCCATTAAAATAATTGCATTCTTTTAGAGACTTTTAAGACTATGCAAAAAGCCATTGCTATAATTATCTATCTAATtcagtgtaatgtgtgtgtgtgtgtgtgtgtgtgtgtgtgtgtgtgtgtgtgtgtgtgtgtgtgtgtgtgtgtgtgtgtgtgtgtgtgtgtgtgtgtgtgtgtgtgtgtgtgtgtgtgtgtgtgtgtgtgtgtgtgtgtgtgtgtgtgtgtgtgtgtgtgtgtgtgtgtgtgtgtgtgtgtgtgtgtgtgtgtgtgtgtgtgtgtgtgtgtgtgtgtgtgtgtgtgtgtgtgtgtgtgtgtgtgtgtgtgtgtgtgtgtgtgtgtgtgtgtgtgtgtgtgtgtgtgtgtgtgtgtgtgtgtgtgtgtgtgtgtgtgtgtgtgtgtgtgtgtgtgtgtgtgtgtgtgtgtgtgtgtgtgtgtgtgtgtgtgtgtgtgtgtgtgtgtgtgtgtgtgtgtgtgtgtgtgtgtgtgtgtgtgtgtgtgtgtgtgtgtgtgtgtgtgtgtgtgtgtgtgtgtgtgtgtgtgtgtgtgtgtgtgtgtgtgtgtgtgtgtgtgtgtgtgtgtgtgtgtgtgtgtgtgtgtgtgtgtgtgtgtgtgtgtgtgtgtgtgtgtgtgtgtgtgtgtgtgtgtgtgtgtgtgtgtgtgtgtgtgtgtgtgtgtgtgtgtgtgtgtgtgtgtgtgtgtgtgtgtgtgtgtgtgtgtgtgtgtgtgtgtgtgtgtgtgtgtgtgtgtgtgtgtgtgtgtgtgtgtgtgtgtgtgtgtgtgtgtgtgtgtgtgtgtgtgtgtgtgtgtgtgtgtgtgtgtgtgtgtgtgtgtgtgtgtgtgtgtgtgtgtgtgtgtgtgtgtgtgtgtgtgtgtgtgtgtgtgtgtgtgtgtgtgtgtgtgtgtgtgtgtgtgtgtgtgtgtgtgtgtgtgtgtgtgtgtgtgtgtgtgtgtgtgtgtgtgtgtgtgtgtgtgtgtgtgtgtgtgtgtgtgtgtgtgtgtgtgtgtgtgtgtgtgtgtgtgtgtgtgtgtgtgtgtgtgtgtgtgtgtgtgtgtgtgtgtgtgtgtgtgtgtgtgtgtgtgtgtgtgtgtgtgtgtgtgtgtgtgtgtgtgtgtgtgtgtgtgtgtgtgtgtgtgtgtgtgtgtgtgtgtgtgtgtgtgtgtagctaacATTTGCTATTGTCTTGCTTTTTGTTCATACGTATGTCATGTATGTTTAGCTTATTGTTGTTGttactgtttttttttcttgtatTACTCCAACAAAGAGGACTGGCCAATTGTTGTGAGTATAAAGTAATAACTCAATCAAATAAACTATATAGGATTAGATGCTAACTGACAATGAATGTCATTCAACTTCAAGTGTAGGCCTTTGATATGAGCATGACAGTACTATACATCTCTTTGGCTCCATAAAGATGTATAGGCTTTAGCAAGCTTTTTATATAGCCAGCATGTACACTGCCATCATGCTAAGTGCATAAAACAAGTGGGCATTAGGCAAGTATGTTCTAGTGATGTACACTGCATATAGTTACTGATACTATatctgtttcactgcccatacaaaagtccctATACCAGCTATGAAATTAATCCAGTATTttactggtagcagtgaaaagttgtaattgtacatacaattcaaaaaaaaaatgatCGGTACGTAAATTAAGTAGTAGACAAAGAACAGAAATTAAAAGATGCACAATTAAGTCAAGAATGGTACAAAAAATGTGATCGAatattggaaaatcacccatatggttgcatgtgaaataattttaattttaagTTTACGATGACGCTCTTTTAGTGCACAATACAGTTTTACCTTTTAAAAAAATCTTGTAATTAAAGGAACTGGGAAGTGATTCAAGTGGATTTGCACCATAAAGCTTATTATTTGATCAATGAACATTATAGGTGTGAAATGTGCCAATATGGGTGATtctccaaaattcagtcacaaatattattGTATGAGTGATAAAATTTTATACAGAAGTGGTCTAGTTAACAGAACACAATATAGTTCACTACAGCTAATACACTGAGAGACTCATCATTGAGTATATTAAGTGCCATAACATCTTACACCGTGGTGAGATAATATTATGTCATTGGTACCACAGTGTCACCACACCATTACTTTAATGAAATATATAGTTCTAAGAACATTATAAAACAGTTTCATGATTTCCGCTATAAATATAACTTTAAAATGCTTGGGTAAAGATTGAATAATATCTGTTAGCATACTATACAAATGAATAAATGTCGTAAGCATCTTTGCGTTACATGGTTGACAGCACATGGATAATATTACTTGTACTAGCGTCATGAAATATAGTGTAAAAGTCTTTAatagcaatatatatataataataatgacaatgACTACAGGGTACAACAAGAATGCATATAGATATCCGTGTGTTAGtaagtattattattacaaaAGAAACTGTTCAAGATAGCCCTAAAACAATTTGTGTATTGCAACCCAATTATTGATAAACAGTATGTGTTGTACGTAGGCTTAAAAAGTGTGTGCTTTATATCATACCAATTATTATGTTATTAAGTCTGAAAAGAGTATGATGCACAgaccacaaacaaacaaattacaattagctTAATCAGTTAATAATTGTTGCTAGACTAGCTAGTCTTTGCTTAAATTGACACATCCCTTAGTCGTACCTCAGTCTGTTAGGAAGTCTAATGTCAGTTGAGGTGATGTTGATGTCATGGAACGGTACCATCAGGAATATCTGGAGCATTGTCATTAGTTTACATATTGGTTAGGGTACTGTCAGTTTCTGCACATTAGTCTAAAAGGTGTAGATACAACATAAGATCTTGTAGTGCCAGCATTGGACACAACTTAGCTGTTCACATGATGTTGACAGTCATAGTTCCTTTACCGTTCATCATTGAAGCATTGTCCTTCTGTTGAAAGTCAGGTATGAGGTGCCAATGTGGAGCCATGCAATTGGTTGGCTGTCTGGGGTAGTTGTAGCTTAATGTTTGTTAGGATTTTGCTGAATGTCTTCATCAACACTGCAGTATCCTCAAGCTCGGCTTCAGTATCAGTCTTAAACACTGTCTTCTTGGCCATTCAGTTATTTTGATAGGAGCAGTCCATAAAGTGCCTTTGTCTCATGAATAAAGACATGCATTATTATTCATTGCTATTTGGAAATGGTATAACAACTGCTTTGCTGTGACAAACTGTCTGCCGGCAGTGAAAATAGTGACACTTCTTCTTGTATTTGTGACAGATCACATCCCTGGCTGGACAGGATTGTTTAGGATGCGGCACTTTTCCACAGTAGGAGCACATTTTACCATGGATGACTGGTTGAAGCTTGGTGTTTTTAATTGCTTCGGCTTATGGGATGTCACTTGAGTGGCTTCCCAGGCGTAAACCCTTGGACGGGAGTTTTCCTGTCTGGTTTGCAATCAGGATTGCCCGTTGTCCTCGTGCAATCGTACAGCTTCTTGTTTCAAGGCCCAACCAGTTGTTTTGTCTTGTCAAGGCCGGTGAATTCATTTGCAGCTTTACTGAGAGCGATAAAGCACGAAtgtcacaacaataatgatTCAGTCACTGCGGATCATGCTGTCACAATTACGCATTTTGATGCCAGGTGGATGGGAACTGAGGAGTGCAGATATGTGTTTGTTCTTGCCGCCAGCTGTATAAATATCTCATGCTGTGACCGTGGGTGGTTGAAGATGACTGGGTAAGATGGTCATGTGGTACTGAGATACTTGAAGATTTTTGATGATTTTGTAAAACCGCACATTTAACTTGGCTTGATATCTTTATGAGCTCTAGAATTGGCCAGTTCATAGGTGGATTAACATTGTTGTGCCATATGACCACATCCTCAGCTTCTGACATCACACAGAAGTATAGAGGATATGCAGAACCTTGTATACAGGTATTTTCCCAGTCAATATTGGGTAAGTTTAAGTCACCGACTAACCAGATGGGGATATTAGGATACGTAGCTGTAATATTTGTAAATAGATCACATAAATCTTTTACGCTCTGAATATTATTGTTTGGGGGTCTGTAGAATGAACAAATTATCACAGATTGATGGCGGTTTAGGGTAACATGACAGACTACAGTTTCAGAATTAGTATCAAATGTTAGTTCTTGACAGTTTATTGAGTCCCGGCGTGCTAAAAGTACCCCACCATAACCATCAGCTCTATCCTT from Dysidea avara chromosome 2, odDysAvar1.4, whole genome shotgun sequence includes these protein-coding regions:
- the LOC136244621 gene encoding uncharacterized protein isoform X2; this encodes MFLFNMIMFVALLLIPCLPDVEAVGEVIPGNEAYSFCNNRNLSFRSLIDALTNLSNDTVVTLSNHAALPSSVTLDHLNNITIIGQGAFLMMEIYLYKGTIKKVTRTCIPPKPDTTIDNNEIPMRDFVDSVIDDSSRRNAYICEIKDTEATHCRESFIEVMNEIED